The genome window TGAAGGATCCGCCGCCGGACCCGCGCAAGAAGAACGACAAGGTCCCCGCAAAGCTCGCCGAGCTGATCCTCACGCTCTTGGCGAAAGATCCCAAGGCGCGGCCCGTCGACGCGCATCGCGTGCACAACGATCTCATCGCCATCGCGAAGGACGCGGGCTTTCCCATCCCGCCGGACCCGACCGCCGATCCGGCGAGCTCGCGGCGCGTCGTCACGTCGCGGATGCCTGAAGCCGCGCGCCGCTGGCGTCGTCGCCTCCGCACCATCGAGCAGATCGTCGACCAATACCCCGACGGCCTCGAGGGTGGGTACGAACGCCTCGGCATCCTGCGCGGCAAGATCGCGCGGCTCGCCGAGTTCGATGATTTGCGCGTCGAGATTCAAGGTCGCGTCGAGGCCATCGCGGCCATGGGACACGAATCACGGCAGCGTTACGGTCACGCCGTCGACGCGCTCGGTCTCGACGTCTCCCGCGCGCGCGACGACGAGCGCGCTGCCAAAGATGCGCTCGAGTCACTCAAGGCTGCGACGTCGGGCGTTCGCGCCGCGTACCTCGTGGCTCACAAGGAGGTCTCCTTCTGGGAAGGGCGCTCCGGCTTCACCGAGCCCTACACGGATCTCGTCTTGGCCTACCGTGCGGCGGCCTCGGCGATGGAGGCGTGGGTCACGTCCCGCGAGAGCGAAAAGAAGCTGCAACGCGAAGCGGAGATGAAGTCGCGGGCCGTGACCGATCTCGAGTTTCAGGTGCAGGAGCTGAGGACGGCGTTCGCGTCTCACGAGCGGGCCCACGAAGCGCAGGAAGACATCTTGGCTCGGGAGCTTGAGAAGGCCGGCAAGGACTCGGAGGCCATCGAGCGCGAGTTGGGCGATCTCGCCGAGGCCCTCACAGCCCCTATGCGGGGTCGCGCCGACGTGGCGCCGATGTTTCGCGAGCTCGATATGTCGTTGTAAACGCGAGGATTTGCTGGCGTTGGGCGCGCCATGTAGGTGATCGTGCGGCCCATTTTTCCAATTGTTTGATCGGTTTTCGTCACCTGGGCCCACGATAGGTAGGCCCCGATGCGCGAGTCGCCCGCCAACCCGTTCCGCGTCGTGCCCCACCCGGCCCGTGAACACGGCGACCCGCCCATCGAGAGCGCCGACAAGGTCCTCGCTCGAGCCGCCGCCGGCGGCGACGTCGTGGCGACGCGGCGCCTCCTCGAGCGCGTCGCGCCGCGCATGCTTCGTGCCGTTCGCGCCGTGCTCGGGCCCGCGCACGCCGACGTCGACGACGTCTTGCAACAAGCCCTCATCGGTCTCGTGCAAGCTCTCCCGAGCTACCGCGGCGAGTGCGAGCCTGTTCACTTCGGAGCGCGCATCGCGGTTCGTGCCGCCATGGCCGCGCGCAAGCGTGCACGCGCCGCTTGGGCTCGCCACGACGACGGCGCTGACGCCGAAGCGGTCGTCGATCTCGCGCCCCGTCCCGACGACGACGCCCGCGAGGCGCGCCGTCGCGCCGTTGTTCGTGGTCTCCTCGAACAGATCTCCGAAGAGCAAGCCGAGACGATGGCGCTTCGGTTCATGCTCGGTTGGTCCCTCGAAGACGTCGCGCAAGCGACGGGCGCCCCGCTCAACACGGTTCGCAGTCGCCTGCGGCTGGCGAAGGAAGCCCTGAAGAAGCGCATCGACGCCGATGCCGCGCTCCGCGAAGAGCTGGAGGTGGACCCGTGAGCGTCGCCGACCTCCACCCGGAAGATCTCCTCGATCGCGAGGTGCTCGGCGTCCTCACGGCGTCGGAGCGCGCGCTCCTCGACGCGCACCTCGTGCAGTGCTCCGCGTGCCGCTTTGAGCGGCGCGTGCGCGTCGACTTCAACGCCGAGCTCGGCGCCGATCCGAGCCACGACGGCTCGCTCGTGCGCCTCGCCATCGAGCGGGCCGCGCAAGTGCCGATGGTGGCGGCTCCGCTGCCGGAGCCGACGGCTGAAGCGTCCGCCGAAGCGGCGCGCCTGCCCGCGGCCGCGCCCGCGCGTCGCACCGGGCGAACGCCGCGTCGCGCCGCGTCCCTCGTCCTTGTCGCCGCGACATTCCTGCTCGCGACCGCGTCGTTCGCCGCGGCGGGAGGCTCGTTCACGTCGATCCTAAGGCAGGCGGGGCTCCTCTCTCAGCCTGAGGTCGAGGCGCCGCCTCCCGCGAAGACGGCGGCCTCGCCGAGCCCCGTGGCCCGTAAGGTGCCGGTCGTTCGCGAGCGATCGGCGCAGGGCGACGAGGTCGTGACCGAGAACGAGCCGCCGCGCGAGTCGGTCCCCGAGCCGGTCCTTCCGCCCGTCGCCGAGAGCCCCGTCGCGACCGCCG of Myxococcales bacterium contains these proteins:
- a CDS encoding serine/threonine protein kinase, translating into MIQLACGIARAHDLDVVHRDLKPENVVITQREDGTDLLKVLDFGIARSLHDPRLTEQGELFGTPQYMAPERIANADSGPSTDLYALGVMFYEMVTGQLPFDASDITTFFVKHLKDPPPDPRKKNDKVPAKLAELILTLLAKDPKARPVDAHRVHNDLIAIAKDAGFPIPPDPTADPASSRRVVTSRMPEAARRWRRRLRTIEQIVDQYPDGLEGGYERLGILRGKIARLAEFDDLRVEIQGRVEAIAAMGHESRQRYGHAVDALGLDVSRARDDERAAKDALESLKAATSGVRAAYLVAHKEVSFWEGRSGFTEPYTDLVLAYRAAASAMEAWVTSRESEKKLQREAEMKSRAVTDLEFQVQELRTAFASHERAHEAQEDILARELEKAGKDSEAIERELGDLAEALTAPMRGRADVAPMFRELDMSL
- a CDS encoding RNA polymerase sigma factor → MRESPANPFRVVPHPAREHGDPPIESADKVLARAAAGGDVVATRRLLERVAPRMLRAVRAVLGPAHADVDDVLQQALIGLVQALPSYRGECEPVHFGARIAVRAAMAARKRARAAWARHDDGADAEAVVDLAPRPDDDAREARRRAVVRGLLEQISEEQAETMALRFMLGWSLEDVAQATGAPLNTVRSRLRLAKEALKKRIDADAALREELEVDP
- a CDS encoding tetratricopeptide repeat protein, with the translated sequence MSVADLHPEDLLDREVLGVLTASERALLDAHLVQCSACRFERRVRVDFNAELGADPSHDGSLVRLAIERAAQVPMVAAPLPEPTAEASAEAARLPAAAPARRTGRTPRRAASLVLVAATFLLATASFAAAGGSFTSILRQAGLLSQPEVEAPPPAKTAASPSPVARKVPVVRERSAQGDEVVTENEPPRESVPEPVLPPVAESPVATAVALVSSAAPRVVAAPSANGPRRAPSNETHAALSEPVKVTSSVATPAPAVDAAAMFQEASVARRRGEHARAATLYRELGERFPSAPEAATAQVTFARMLLDDGDPAAAVPLFDRYLARGKTTLREEALVGRARALSQLGRTDGERAAWELLKAEFPGSLHVHRADARLLELGSR